The Clostridioides sp. ES-S-0010-02 genome window below encodes:
- a CDS encoding PTS sugar transporter subunit IIC encodes MEINCKKRNFKSFAKSKNIEISVQRYLIDALSYMALGLFSSLLIGTIFNTLGDNFNISLFTEVISPLAKQVTGPAIAVAIAYGLQAPPLVLFSCALVGACGNELGGPVGAFVATLFAVEIGKLVSKETKVDILVTPAVTILIGVLVAELIGPAVSAFMTSFGNIIMQATTMQPIIMGALVSALVGIALTLPISSAAICMMLSLGGLAGGAATVGCCCQMIGFAVMSFRENGVGGLVAQGLGTSMLQVPNIIKNWKIWIPPTIASIILGPLSTTIFKMENIPIGSGMGTCGLVGQFGTVTAMQSAGKGGITMWIGILLLNFVLPAIVTLIISEFMRKKGMIKPGDLKLDV; translated from the coding sequence TTGGAAATCAATTGCAAAAAAAGAAATTTTAAATCGTTTGCTAAGAGCAAAAACATTGAAATTTCTGTTCAAAGGTATCTTATTGATGCATTAAGTTATATGGCACTAGGCCTTTTTTCTTCCCTTTTAATTGGAACAATTTTTAACACATTAGGAGATAACTTTAACATATCTCTTTTTACTGAAGTTATAAGCCCACTTGCTAAGCAAGTTACAGGCCCAGCTATAGCAGTGGCTATTGCGTATGGACTTCAAGCGCCTCCACTTGTGCTATTTTCTTGTGCACTTGTTGGAGCTTGTGGTAATGAACTAGGAGGACCTGTGGGTGCATTTGTCGCTACACTTTTTGCAGTAGAAATTGGAAAATTAGTTTCAAAGGAAACAAAGGTAGACATATTAGTTACACCTGCTGTAACAATACTAATAGGAGTACTTGTGGCAGAACTTATTGGACCAGCAGTTTCTGCATTTATGACTTCATTTGGAAACATAATAATGCAAGCAACCACTATGCAACCTATAATAATGGGAGCTCTTGTCTCTGCACTTGTTGGAATAGCTCTTACACTACCCATAAGTAGTGCAGCTATTTGTATGATGTTAAGTTTGGGAGGGCTTGCTGGTGGAGCAGCAACTGTTGGTTGTTGTTGCCAAATGATAGGTTTTGCTGTTATGAGTTTTAGAGAAAATGGAGTAGGAGGTCTTGTAGCTCAAGGACTTGGTACATCCATGCTCCAAGTTCCCAATATAATAAAAAACTGGAAAATTTGGATACCACCTACAATAGCTTCAATAATACTTGGGCCATTGTCTACAACAATATTTAAAATGGAAAATATACCTATTGGCTCTGGTATGGGAACTTGTGGATTAGTTGGACAATTTGGAACAGTAACTGCCATGCAAAGTGCTGGAAAAGGTGGAATAACTATGTGGATTGGTATACTTTTACTTAACTTTGTACTTCCTGCTATTGTAACTCTAATAATATCAGAATTTATGAGAAAAAAAGGTATGATAAAACCAGGAGATTTAAAATTAGATGTATAA
- the eam gene encoding glutamate 2,3-aminomutase, producing the protein MNEQTRISLERAAELKSKIDDYIQARKTINRGLEKEEEINKRKQNILSILNGTEEDWNNYKWQLSNRITDVDTLSKIINLTKKEKEYIKEVGTQFRWAISPYYLSLIDPNDICDPIKLLSIPTHIELEDEQDDLDPMGEEYTNPAGCITRRYPDRLIINVTNECAMYCRHCQRRRNIGQQDSHKSKAVIQESIDYIRENEEIRDVLVTGGDALTLKDDYLEWILSQLKEIPHVDYVRLGTRTLVTMPQRVTDDFCNMLKKYHPIYINTHFNHPMEITKESKEACEKLANAGIPLGNQAVLLNGINNDKFVMRCLNQELLKIRVKPYYIFQSKHVKGTKHFNTSVDDGLEIMEYLRGYTSGMAIPTYIVNAPKGGGKTPLLPQYLVSKGTDYVMLRTWEGKVIKMEDEPAVDIKKLIKEQAQD; encoded by the coding sequence ATGAATGAACAAACTAGAATATCCTTAGAGAGAGCTGCTGAACTAAAATCAAAAATTGATGATTATATTCAGGCTAGGAAAACAATTAACAGAGGTCTTGAAAAAGAAGAAGAGATAAATAAACGAAAACAAAACATATTAAGCATATTAAATGGAACAGAAGAAGACTGGAATAATTACAAATGGCAATTATCAAATAGAATCACAGATGTAGATACTTTATCAAAGATTATCAATCTAACTAAAAAAGAAAAAGAATATATAAAAGAAGTTGGTACTCAATTTAGATGGGCAATATCTCCATATTATTTGAGCTTGATAGACCCAAATGATATATGTGACCCTATAAAATTACTTTCTATACCGACACATATAGAATTGGAAGATGAACAAGATGATTTAGACCCAATGGGAGAAGAGTATACAAATCCAGCAGGATGTATAACTAGAAGATATCCAGATAGATTAATAATAAATGTAACAAATGAATGTGCTATGTATTGTAGACATTGCCAAAGAAGAAGAAATATTGGTCAACAAGATTCTCATAAGTCGAAAGCTGTTATACAAGAATCTATAGACTATATTAGAGAAAATGAAGAAATAAGAGATGTATTAGTAACTGGTGGAGATGCTCTTACATTAAAAGATGATTATTTGGAATGGATTCTTAGCCAACTTAAAGAAATACCACATGTTGATTATGTTAGATTAGGAACTAGAACTCTTGTTACCATGCCACAAAGAGTTACAGATGATTTTTGTAATATGCTAAAAAAATATCATCCTATATATATAAATACACATTTTAATCATCCGATGGAAATAACTAAAGAATCTAAAGAGGCTTGTGAAAAATTAGCAAATGCAGGTATACCATTAGGAAATCAAGCCGTGTTATTAAATGGTATAAATAATGATAAATTTGTAATGAGATGTTTAAATCAAGAATTACTTAAAATAAGAGTAAAACCATACTATATATTCCAAAGCAAACATGTAAAAGGAACAAAACATTTTAATACATCAGTAGATGATGGTCTTGAAATAATGGAATATCTAAGAGGATATACATCAGGAATGGCAATACCAACATATATAGTTAATGCTCCAAAAGGAGGCGGTAAGACTCCATTACTTCCACAATACCTTGTATCAAAAGGAACAGATTATGTTATGCTTAGAACATGGGAAGGCAAAGTTATAAAAATGGAAGATGAACCAGCTGTAGATATAAAGAAACTTATAAAAGAGCAAGCACAGGATTAA
- a CDS encoding AI-2E family transporter, which translates to MQDKKIHLNIILTVVISYILIKVIDNYKYFFGVISLLMSLLTPFIIAFVLAYVFNPLVKFLENKLNFKRIYSLLLTYGVLIVILISFILFTVPSIVNSLADLVTQVPMYIDKTEQFLFDLGKSLQSVDPNTLKEYGDKIMSVMPKFSNLLIGSLGGIFSTTFSVGKFIVQLVLGFIICFYILLEKERFLEFTKKIVYISLGKKYGDFIIELCQSLNLNIGKYFTGKILDSFVVGVLSGIGLYFLKSEYALLFGTLMGIMNMVPYFGPVIGMAPVVVINLFYNPTTALTCLIYLIIIQQVEVAFIEPKIVGGQLGLSPFFTILAVTIGGGFFGIPGMILSAPVMGVIKIYFCEFVNRRHDKIQME; encoded by the coding sequence TTGCAAGATAAAAAAATTCATTTAAATATTATACTTACTGTAGTTATTTCATATATTTTGATTAAAGTTATTGATAATTACAAATATTTTTTTGGAGTAATAAGTTTACTGATGTCACTACTAACTCCATTTATAATAGCCTTTGTATTAGCATATGTATTTAATCCATTAGTAAAGTTTTTAGAAAATAAACTTAATTTTAAAAGGATATATTCTTTGCTTCTTACTTATGGTGTATTAATAGTTATATTAATATCTTTTATACTATTTACAGTTCCATCCATAGTAAACAGTTTGGCTGATTTGGTAACTCAAGTTCCTATGTATATAGACAAGACAGAACAATTTTTATTTGATTTAGGAAAAAGCTTACAATCAGTAGACCCTAATACATTAAAAGAATATGGTGATAAAATTATGAGCGTAATGCCCAAGTTTAGTAACTTGCTTATTGGTTCACTTGGAGGAATCTTTAGTACTACCTTCTCTGTTGGAAAATTTATAGTACAACTTGTTTTAGGTTTTATAATTTGTTTCTATATATTATTAGAAAAAGAAAGATTCTTAGAATTTACAAAGAAAATTGTTTATATTTCTTTAGGTAAAAAATATGGAGACTTTATAATAGAATTGTGTCAAAGCTTAAATTTAAATATTGGTAAATACTTTACAGGCAAAATTTTAGATTCATTTGTAGTTGGAGTACTTTCTGGAATTGGTCTATACTTTTTAAAGTCTGAATATGCCCTATTGTTTGGTACATTAATGGGTATTATGAATATGGTTCCATATTTTGGCCCAGTAATAGGTATGGCACCAGTTGTAGTAATCAACTTATTCTACAATCCGACAACTGCATTAACTTGTTTAATTTACTTAATAATAATTCAACAAGTAGAAGTTGCATTTATAGAACCAAAAATTGTAGGTGGACAGCTAGGGCTTAGCCCATTCTTTACAATACTAGCAGTTACTATTGGTGGAGGATTTTTTGGTATACCTGGTATGATTCTATCTGCTCCTGTTATGGGTGTAATAAAAATATACTTTTGTGAATTTGTTAATCGTAGACATGATAAAATACAAATGGAATAA
- a CDS encoding transglutaminase domain-containing protein yields the protein MKRHLSESTLLDFNSKNVQELISEKKWNQLDNFNKIKQIYNFVRDDIKFGFNESDNISASKILKDGYGQCNTKTILAMALLKGVGIPCRIHGFTLDKRVQLELLGVLYKITPTEIIHTWIEVYYEKQWYQLEGLILDKNYLTSIQQKYNDCQGLFLGWGIATKDLQNPQISWNLNNTFIQKEGIIDDLGTFDTPDDFFNQYNQKIGWCKNLLYKYIGRHYINRNVQRIRNKL from the coding sequence ATGAAAAGACATTTATCAGAAAGTACATTATTAGACTTTAATTCAAAAAATGTTCAAGAGCTTATTAGCGAAAAGAAATGGAATCAATTAGATAATTTTAATAAAATCAAACAAATTTATAATTTTGTTAGAGATGACATCAAGTTTGGTTTTAATGAAAGTGACAATATATCTGCAAGTAAAATACTAAAAGATGGATATGGACAATGCAATACAAAGACTATACTTGCTATGGCACTTTTAAAAGGAGTTGGCATTCCATGTAGGATTCATGGTTTTACTCTAGATAAAAGAGTTCAATTAGAGCTCTTAGGAGTTCTTTACAAGATTACTCCTACAGAAATCATTCACACATGGATAGAAGTATACTATGAAAAACAATGGTATCAATTAGAAGGTCTTATTTTAGATAAAAATTATCTTACAAGTATTCAGCAAAAATACAATGACTGTCAAGGCTTATTTTTGGGATGGGGCATTGCCACTAAGGATTTGCAAAATCCTCAAATATCTTGGAATCTAAATAATACATTTATTCAAAAAGAGGGAATAATTGATGATTTGGGAACCTTTGATACTCCAGATGATTTTTTCAATCAATATAACCAAAAAATAGGATGGTGTAAAAATCTTTTATACAAATATATTGGAAGGCACTATATAAATAGAAATGTACAGAGAATTAGAAACAAATTATAA
- a CDS encoding helix-turn-helix domain-containing protein, whose protein sequence is MFIGIEDSLNITIDGNDIEGKCIIVDSNIEHCFSTGEKICFTMLIEPTSSLALSFKSKYIDKIKGYGIIDIHNNKHTQKEYINFFKNHDEKSYLNFTNSMFEYLNVTQDNYTVVDKRIHKIMQRLNECDCHDHSIKNISNMVFLSPSRLSHIFKEQTGMPLKSYILLHKIQKAYFLLLSGKYSITDAAMMSGFDSASHLAYTNKCMTGMNISGILKNSKFLKVSNYSKI, encoded by the coding sequence TTGTTTATAGGAATTGAAGACAGTTTAAATATAACTATAGATGGCAATGATATAGAAGGTAAATGTATTATTGTAGATAGTAATATAGAACATTGTTTTTCAACAGGAGAAAAAATATGTTTTACTATGTTAATTGAGCCAACATCATCACTTGCATTAAGCTTTAAGTCAAAATATATTGACAAAATTAAAGGTTATGGAATTATAGATATTCATAATAATAAACATACACAAAAAGAATATATTAATTTTTTCAAAAATCATGATGAAAAAAGTTATTTAAATTTTACAAATTCTATGTTCGAATATCTTAATGTTACTCAAGACAATTACACAGTAGTTGATAAAAGAATTCATAAAATAATGCAAAGACTTAATGAGTGTGACTGTCATGACCATTCTATAAAAAATATTTCTAATATGGTCTTTCTTTCGCCAAGTAGACTGTCCCATATATTCAAAGAACAAACAGGAATGCCATTAAAAAGTTATATTCTCCTACATAAAATTCAAAAAGCATATTTTTTACTTTTATCTGGTAAATACTCTATAACCGATGCTGCTATGATGTCAGGTTTTGACAGCGCTTCACATCTAGCATATACCAATAAATGTATGACTGGTATGAATATTTCTGGTATATTAAAAAACAGCAAGTTTTTGAAAGTTTCAAATTACTCTAAGATATAA
- a CDS encoding 4-hydroxybutyrate dehydrogenase, producing MKLFQQKTQVHKFKNSKEFIEEFKICKSDFILTSKSAYDTYFKSLGLDAHVEYKSKYGTGEPNDIMMDKLLDDFSKTNCTRIIAIGGGAVIDMAKLLVLKDGNKSSDLFQKKVPLEKIRELIAVPTTCGAGSEVSNISIAEITEMNTKFGLAVDELFPDYAVLIPELLLELPYSFFATSAIDALIHAIESFVSPKASIYTEIFSTKAIEMILNGFQQIVLNGKDYRFDIIEDFLIASDLAGIAFGNAGTGAVHALSYPLSGVYHVTHGEANYQFFIEVFKAYNRLSPDGKLAKINMLLSEIMSCKVSEVYEKMEELLNKIITRKSLREYGMKEYEINSFADSVLDSQQRLLNQSYIKLNKEEIVNIYRTLY from the coding sequence ATGAAGTTATTTCAGCAAAAAACACAAGTTCATAAATTTAAAAATTCAAAGGAATTTATAGAAGAATTCAAAATTTGTAAATCAGATTTTATATTGACAAGTAAAAGTGCATATGATACATATTTTAAAAGCCTTGGTTTGGATGCACATGTAGAATATAAAAGTAAGTATGGAACTGGTGAACCTAATGATATAATGATGGATAAATTATTGGATGATTTTTCAAAAACTAATTGTACAAGAATTATTGCTATTGGTGGGGGAGCAGTTATTGATATGGCAAAGTTGTTAGTACTGAAAGATGGAAATAAATCAAGTGATTTATTTCAAAAAAAGGTTCCTTTAGAAAAAATAAGAGAATTAATAGCTGTTCCTACAACTTGTGGAGCAGGTTCAGAGGTGTCAAATATTTCAATTGCAGAAATAACAGAGATGAATACGAAGTTTGGATTAGCTGTAGATGAATTATTTCCAGATTATGCAGTTTTAATTCCAGAGTTATTATTAGAGCTTCCATATTCATTTTTTGCTACAAGTGCAATCGACGCTTTAATACATGCTATAGAATCTTTTGTATCTCCAAAGGCGAGTATTTATACAGAAATTTTTAGTACCAAAGCTATAGAGATGATTTTAAATGGATTTCAGCAAATTGTACTAAATGGAAAAGATTATAGATTTGATATTATAGAAGATTTTTTGATTGCAAGTGATTTAGCTGGTATTGCTTTTGGAAATGCTGGTACAGGAGCAGTACATGCACTTTCATACCCATTAAGTGGAGTTTATCATGTTACTCATGGTGAAGCTAATTATCAATTTTTTATAGAAGTATTTAAAGCATATAATAGATTATCACCAGATGGTAAATTAGCAAAAATAAATATGCTTTTGAGTGAAATAATGAGTTGTAAAGTATCAGAGGTATATGAAAAAATGGAAGAACTACTTAATAAAATTATTACAAGAAAAAGTTTAAGAGAATATGGAATGAAAGAGTATGAGATAAATAGTTTTGCAGACAGTGTACTAGATAGTCAACAAAGGTTGCTAAATCAAAGTTATATTAAACTTAATAAAGAAGAAATAGTAAATATATACAGAACTTTATATTGA
- a CDS encoding MoxR family ATPase yields the protein MIKKEMGNFKGSSDYVVSPELMASVNVAIALEKPLLIKGEPGTGKTMLAQAISNQLQKDLVIWNIKSTTKAQDGLYVYDTVQRLYDSQFGGEGVDDIGKYIKYGKLGEAFSSEQQVILLIDEIDKADLEFPNDLLWELDKMEFYINETKETVTAKQRPIVIITSNAEKELPDAFLRRCIFHYIEFPDRDMMEEIVKVHFDKVEEHLLEQVMTTFYWIRSLREIQKKPSTSELIDWIQALTLSGIPIEKIEKEVPFAGILLKNNEDIESMQKRL from the coding sequence ATGATAAAAAAAGAAATGGGTAATTTTAAAGGAAGCAGTGATTATGTAGTATCACCAGAATTAATGGCATCAGTTAATGTTGCTATAGCACTTGAAAAACCACTTTTAATTAAAGGAGAACCTGGAACAGGAAAAACTATGCTTGCACAAGCAATTTCAAATCAACTGCAAAAAGATTTAGTAATTTGGAACATAAAATCAACTACAAAAGCACAGGATGGTCTTTATGTATATGATACTGTTCAAAGACTTTATGATAGCCAATTTGGAGGTGAAGGAGTAGATGATATTGGTAAGTACATAAAATATGGTAAATTAGGAGAAGCATTTAGTTCAGAACAACAAGTAATTCTTTTGATAGATGAAATAGACAAGGCAGACTTAGAGTTTCCAAACGACTTACTTTGGGAATTAGATAAAATGGAGTTTTATATAAATGAAACAAAAGAAACTGTAACAGCAAAACAAAGACCTATAGTGATTATAACTTCGAATGCAGAAAAAGAGCTTCCAGATGCTTTTTTAAGAAGATGTATATTTCATTATATAGAATTTCCTGATAGAGATATGATGGAGGAGATAGTAAAAGTACATTTTGATAAAGTTGAAGAACATTTATTGGAACAAGTAATGACTACTTTTTATTGGATTAGAAGTTTAAGAGAGATACAAAAGAAGCCTAGTACATCAGAGTTAATAGACTGGATACAAGCATTGACTTTGAGTGGAATTCCAATTGAAAAAATAGAAAAAGAAGTTCCTTTTGCAGGGATACTGCTTAAAAATAACGAGGATATTGAATCTATGCAAAAACGTTTGTAG
- a CDS encoding VWA domain-containing protein — translation MFIKFFYLLRARGLDISLNEWMTLIEALDKGLCHSNFSNFYYLCRMILIKSESNFDKFDAVFLEYFKGIEHKEEIPEEIMNWLKNPNVDLEGFERLEQNPNINLDELRAKLEERIKEQDSPHNGGNYWIGTGGTSELGHSGKGQTGIRIGGTSTYGRAVLEVAGERKYRDFRDDEVLNMRQFQVALKRLRQFSTRIDAPKTELDLDKTIEETCNNAGYLKLFFEKPRKNTVKLLLLIDSGGSMRGYSTLCNTLFQSVSKSNHFKDVKVCYFHNCFYDRLFTTPECWLSKSIDTEWILQNIDKNYKVIIVGDASMAPSELLHIGGNYRGPYNDTPGIEWLKRFKRKYSKIVWLNPELRDGWDSISYWYQTQRLIQSEFNMYPLTVKGLEKSLKNLMVAK, via the coding sequence ATGTTTATTAAATTTTTTTATTTATTGAGAGCAAGAGGCCTAGATATATCTTTAAATGAGTGGATGACTCTAATTGAAGCACTAGACAAAGGGCTTTGTCATTCAAATTTTTCGAATTTTTACTATCTTTGTAGGATGATTTTAATAAAAAGTGAAAGTAATTTTGATAAATTTGATGCAGTGTTTTTGGAGTACTTTAAAGGTATAGAACACAAAGAGGAAATTCCAGAAGAGATTATGAACTGGCTTAAAAATCCAAATGTAGATTTAGAAGGATTTGAAAGATTAGAGCAAAATCCCAACATAAACCTTGATGAATTGAGAGCTAAATTAGAGGAACGTATAAAAGAACAAGATTCTCCACATAATGGAGGGAATTACTGGATAGGAACAGGGGGTACTTCTGAATTAGGTCATTCAGGCAAAGGTCAAACTGGTATACGCATAGGCGGAACTTCCACCTATGGAAGAGCTGTTCTCGAAGTTGCAGGAGAAAGAAAGTATAGGGATTTTAGAGATGATGAAGTTTTAAATATGCGTCAATTTCAAGTTGCATTAAAAAGGCTTCGTCAATTTTCTACTAGAATAGATGCTCCAAAAACAGAGCTTGATTTAGATAAAACCATTGAAGAGACTTGTAATAATGCAGGGTATTTAAAACTGTTTTTCGAAAAACCAAGAAAAAATACAGTGAAGCTTTTGTTGCTTATAGATTCAGGGGGTTCAATGAGAGGATATAGTACTTTATGTAATACATTATTTCAGTCTGTAAGTAAATCAAATCACTTTAAAGATGTAAAAGTATGCTATTTTCATAACTGTTTTTATGATAGATTATTTACTACACCAGAATGTTGGTTAAGTAAGTCTATTGATACTGAATGGATATTACAAAACATAGATAAAAACTATAAAGTTATAATCGTGGGTGATGCGTCTATGGCACCTTCTGAGTTACTTCATATTGGTGGTAATTATCGAGGTCCATATAACGATACACCTGGAATAGAGTGGCTTAAAAGATTCAAAAGAAAGTATAGTAAAATTGTGTGGCTAAATCCGGAACTGAGAGATGGGTGGGATTCAATCAGTTATTGGTATCAGACTCAAAGGTTAATACAAAGTGAGTTTAATATGTATCCATTAACTGTAAAAGGATTGGAAAAATCATTGAAAAATTTAATGGTCGCGAAATAA